GAACCTGGCAAAACAGACTGCCCTGCAGCAGGTAGAGCCTCTGTTCAACGAAGTCTCCACCGACGGCTTGGGCAAGGCCATGGAGAGCTTTTTCGGCTCATGGCAGGATCTTTCCCTTAATCCCCAAGGGGCCCCTGAGCGTCAGGCTCTCATTGCCCGCTCGCAGATTCTGGTGGATACATTTCACCAGATGAACACCAATCTCAACGCCGTCATCACCAGTGCCGACCAGGATTTGGTCAGCATCACCGCCGACGTCAGCGATAAGCTCGGCAATATTGCCTTGCTCAATCAGCAGATCATGACCACCCAGGGCATGGGAGGCAACGTCAATGAGATGAAGGATCAGCGGGACCTCCTTGTCCAGGAACTTGCCGGCAAGGTGGGGATAACCACCAGCGAGCAGTCCAACGGCACCTTGACCGTCTCGCTTACTCTCGGTGGCCAGACCCTGGTGAGCGGCAACCAGTACAGCACCGTCTATACCAGTCCCGATGGGGGGACTCCCCAGCGGAACGATATCTATGTCACCCCCCTGGGCAATCCACCGCCTGCCAACACACCGGCCACCGACACCGATGTGACCGCCACCATCGGCGGCCTCAATAACGGCTATGGCGAAATCGGCGGAACACTGCAGGTAAGGGACCAGATAGTGCCGGGGTACCTGGCCAAACTGGATGAGTTGGCCAGCAAGATCATTACCTCGGTCAATACCCAGCACACCGCCGGAGCCGACCTTGCCGGCGGCGCCGGTGTCGCCTTTTTTACCGGCACTTCCAGCGCCGATATTGCCGTCAGCGGTACGATAACCTCCGATCCGACCAGGATTGCCGCGGCTGCCAATCCGTTTGTCGGCCCGGGTGACAACCGCAATGCACTGCTCATCGCCGACATCAAAAATTCTTCCCTTGCGTTCAGCACCGGCAACAGCACCGTAGCCGACTTCTTCAACGCCTTTGTCAGCAATGTGGGCATCGATGTGCAGAAGGCTAAAAATACGGCGGCGCAGGGGGAGGCTTTCCTGAAGCAGCTGAATACCTTGCGGGAATCAAACGCGGGTGTTTCCCTGGATGAGGAGTTGACCAATCTTCTCAAGTACCAGCGGGCATTTGAGGGAGCGGCACGGTTGGTGACGACGGGAAGCGAGATGATGGATACCATACTGGCGATGGTCAGGTAAATGGCGTCCGAAAGGGGAGGAGAGTTGACATGCGCGTAACTCCGGGAATGACGGCAGACAATGCTTTGTATAATCTGCAGCAGGGGCGGTCGAAGCTGGACCAGCTGCAGGAACAAATCGCCTCAGGTTCCGTTATCAATCGGCCGAGCGATGATCCCATATCCACCCGGCAGATCCTTGCCATGCAGAATGGGGTCACCGAGGGGGACCAGTACCTGAGCAACATCGAGAAGGGCAACATCTGGCTCAACATAACC
This region of Geotalea daltonii FRC-32 genomic DNA includes:
- the flgK gene encoding flagellar hook-associated protein FlgK; its protein translation is MGINDIFSIATRGIAAQRQAIEVTSENIANVNTPGYSRQRVIMESGPANIASGFPIGGGVEVVAVQRSYDNLLQTQLVNGNSTYQQNLAKQTALQQVEPLFNEVSTDGLGKAMESFFGSWQDLSLNPQGAPERQALIARSQILVDTFHQMNTNLNAVITSADQDLVSITADVSDKLGNIALLNQQIMTTQGMGGNVNEMKDQRDLLVQELAGKVGITTSEQSNGTLTVSLTLGGQTLVSGNQYSTVYTSPDGGTPQRNDIYVTPLGNPPPANTPATDTDVTATIGGLNNGYGEIGGTLQVRDQIVPGYLAKLDELASKIITSVNTQHTAGADLAGGAGVAFFTGTSSADIAVSGTITSDPTRIAAAANPFVGPGDNRNALLIADIKNSSLAFSTGNSTVADFFNAFVSNVGIDVQKAKNTAAQGEAFLKQLNTLRESNAGVSLDEELTNLLKYQRAFEGAARLVTTGSEMMDTILAMVR